A stretch of DNA from Tsuneonella amylolytica:
TGGCCGAGTTCATCGAGAGCGCGACCGAGAATCCGGGTAGCTGGTGGCCGCACTGGCGTGCCTGGCTCGCCGAACGCGGCGGCCAACAGGTGCCCGCGACCGACAAGCGCAAACCCGGAGAGGACGGCGATCGCGTCATCGAGAACGCTCCGGGACGATACGTGATGGCGCGCTAAGCGCTTCAATTTCTTCGACGAACCATTTTATTGTGCAGTGCACAAAATATCCTTGACTTCGCATTTGCAATGCCTATTTTGTGCAGTGCAACATAGGAGCGAAGTCCGATGGCATCCGCCGCCGACGACACTAAGTTTGTGAAAGCCGACCCGGCCGCCGAGAAGGCCTTCGCCGAAGCGGTGGGGTCACAGCCGGGCAAGGCTGCCGCGATCGAAGCGCCGGAGCCTGCTCCGTCGAAGATCGCCGCCGCGGTCGCCGAGATCAAGGCTACGCCACCGAAAAAGGCGCCGGCTCGCAAGGCGACCAAGCCGGCCGCCAAGAAGTCCGCGCTTCGCAAATCGGCCTCGAAGTCTGCGATCGCGCAGACCCGCGTCGCCCGCACGCAGGCTGCCAAGCCTGCCCTCGACGAGACTACCACTGTCAAGACCACCGCACCGCGCATCGCCGCTGTCGCTCAGATGAAGGACAAGATCATGGCTACCGTCAACGAAACCACCACCGACTACACCGCCAAGGCCAAGGACCTGGCCTCCGACGCGCAGACCAAAGCGAAGGCCGCGTACGACAAGATGCAGGCCGTCGCCGGCGAGATGACCGAGTTCACCAAGGGCAACGTCGAAGCGATGGTCGAATCGGGCAAGATCCTCGGCACCGGCATGCAGGACATGGTCCGCGGCGAAGTCGAAGCCGCCAAGGGCGCCTTCGAGACCGCCACAGCCGACGTGAAGGCGATGGCCGCGGTCAAGAGCCCGACCGAACTGTTCAAGCTGCAGGGCGAAATGCTGCGCCGCAACTTCGACGCGATGGTCGCGCACTACTCGAAGAACGCCGAGACCTCGATGAAGCTCGCCAACGACGCCTTCGCGCCGATCTCGAGCCGCATGAGCCTCGCCGCCGAGAAGATCTCGAAGGCCGCGTAAGCGCCTTCCCCTCCGCGCGCACCGCCCTCCTCTCCCTGAGCGGGGTGCGCGGGAAAAAATCGGGCCGGACGGTACGCCGTCCGGCCCCTTTTTGTCTTCGGATTACCTTAACCGGCGCCGCTGCATCTTGCTTGCCGCCGTTCCGATACGATATTGCGAGCCCGATGACCCGTTTCCCCACCGCCTTGCCCTTTCCAACCTGCGCCGCGGGCGACGACGACGAGCGTGGCGGCGACCGCGACGGGGACATGGAAGTCGGCATCGCGACCAAGACCCGCGCCAAGCCCAAGAAGCCGAGCCAGTACAAGGTACTGATGCTCAACGACGACTACACCCCGATGGAATTCGTCGTGATCGTGCTGAAGCGCTTCTTCAAGATGGACATGGAACAGGCCACCCGCGTCATGCTCCACGTTCACCAGCGCGGCGTCGGCGTGTGCGGCGTATTCCCCTACGAAGTCGCCGAAACCAAGGTGAACCAGGTCATGGACTTCGCGCGCGAGAATCAGCACCCGCTCCAGTGCACGCTGGAAAAGGCGTGATTTTAAGGTGCCCGGGCACCTGCCAGCCGGCGGTTCGTTAGGCGACAGACGACAGGGCATGACCGCGCGGTGATTTGCCGCTAGGGGCAGGTCCGGACCACAGAAGACCCGCGCCCCCTTGTTCAAGTTCCTGCCCGCCATCGACCGCTACATCCTCCGCCTCGTGCTCGTGCCGATGTTCGGCGTCTTCGCGCTCGCCGCGTCGCTGCTGATCCTCGACAAGATGCTGCGCCTGCTCGATTTCGTGGCGGTGCAGGGCGGGCCGATCGGCGTCGTGTTCAAGATGCTGGCCACGATGATGCCCGAATACGCGTCGCTCGCGATCCCGCTGGGGCTGCTGCTGGGCGTGCTGTTCGCCTTCCGCAAGCTGGCGACCACGAGCGAGCTCGACGTGTTTCGGGCGGTCGGCCTCAGCTACAACCGGCTGCTGCGTGTGCCCTACGCAATCGCGCTGGTGCTGGTTGCAATCAACGTGGCGCTGGTGTTCTACATCCAGCCGATCAGCCGGTACTGGTACGAACGGCTCGATTACGAACTGCGCTCGGGCGCTCTTGGCGCGTCGATCAAGGTGGGCGAGTTCACCACCCTGAAAGACCGCATGGCGCTGCGTATCGAGCGCAGCGAGGACGACGGGCGGCGGCTGGTCGGCATCTTCGCCCGCGTCGCCAACGAGAAGGGGCAGGTGCTCTCCATCTCCGCCAACGAGGGCGCGTTCCTCGCCACGCAGGACAGCCCCGACACGATCATCCTGTCCCTGACCGACGGCATCATCGTGCAGGACATGGGCGGCAACACCAGCCCCCGGGTGCTGAGCTTCACTCGCCACGACCTGCCCATCGACCTGCCTGCTGTCGCCCAGTTCAGGTCCCGCGCCGGCGCCGACGACACGCGCGAGTTCATCCTGCCCGAGCTTTTGCGGATCGGTTGGGGCGACCGCACTGCGACCGACAGCGAGCAACGGGCGGGCAGCCAGGCGAGCTTCAACTTCCGTCTGGTGGAAGTGGTAATGATGTTCCTGATGCCCCTGCTGGCGGTGGCGCTGGCGATCCCGCCCAAGCGATCGACCAGCGCGCTGGGCGTCTTCGTTTCGATCGTGATGGTCGTCGCCTATCACAAGATCAACCAGTACGCGGAAGACTACGCGGGCCTCGGCCGGGTCGATCCGACGCTGGCGCTGTGGATACCGTTCGTGCTGTTCGCCGCGCTGATCCTGTGGATGTACTGGCGGGTCGCTTACGTGCCCGGCGGTCAGGCGATCGGCGCGCTTGAGACCGCCTTCTCCAAGTTCGGCAAGAAGGTGCGCGGCCTGTTCCGCCGCCGGCTGCCAGGCGCCCTGCCCGAGCCCGAGCCGGAGCCCGATCGCCCTGCCGCCCCGCAGCCCCTGCCCGCCGAGTAGCCTTCGATGCAGTTGGACTTCTTCCCCTCGCGCGCGCTGACGGTCTATCTCGCCAAGCTGTTCGTGGTCCGCATCCTCGCGGTCCTCGTCATGCTGGTGCTCGTGCTCCTCATGCTCGACCTGCTGACCACGACGGGCAAGATCCTGGCCGTTCCGGGCAACGGGCAGAGCGAGATCTGGACCTACGCCACCCTGCGCGCGCCGCAGCTTGTCGCGCGGTTCCTGCCCTATTCGGTGCTGCTCGCCACGATCATCACTCTGGTCACGCTCAACCAGAACAGCGAGGTGATCGCGATGAAGGCGGCCGGCCTCAGCGCGCACCAGGTGCTGGCCCCGCTGCTCCTGACCGCGCTCATCGTGGGGGTTGGCAGCTTCGCCTTCAACGAACGCGTGGTCACCCGGGCAACCGCCACGCTCAAGGCGTGGGACGCGAACGAGTTTCGCCAGGTTCCCGCCGATTCGGGCGTGCGATCGAACGTCTTCATCGCCGACGGGCCGGACATCCTCTCCGCCGCCAGCGTCAGCGGCCAGGGCGACGATACCGTTCTCACCGGTGTTTCGTGGTATCACCGCGCGCCCAGCGGCGCGCTGTCGGACCAGGTCCGCGGCGACCGCGCGACGTGGACCGGCGACGGCTGGCGAATCGAGAACCCGCGCCGGTTCGATGTCGCCACGGCCAAGAGCGATTCGCCCGAATCGCTGGTGATCGGCCGCGGCGTGACGCCCGAACAGATTCGGCTCGGGAGCATAGACCCCGACGCGCAATCGTTCTGGGAACTCTCGCGCTCGATCGACGACTACGAGGTGGCCGGACGGCGCACCGCCGAACTCAGGTCGAAATGGTGGCACAAGCTGGCCGGACCGCTTTCTTCGGTGCTGATGCCGCTGCTCGGCGCGGTGGCCGCATTCGGTCTTGCACGGTCGGGCCAGCTGTTCGTTCGCGCGGTGATCGGCATGGCGCTGGGTTTCGCCTATTTCGTGGTCGATAACGCCGCGCTCGCGATGGGCAACTTCGGCGGCTACCCCCCGCTGCTGGCGGCCTGGGCCCCGTTCGTCCTGTTCGCGCTGATCGGCGAAACTGTTCTCATTCGCACAGAAGAATGAATTGCGGCGGAACAATGGCGGCTGTAAGGGGTTGAGGCCGGGTTACCCAATTCCCGGATGGAGATACCTATCATGATCAAGTTCATCGTTCCCGCTCTCGCCGCTCTGACGCTCGCCGCCTGCGCCGACAGCACCCCCGAAGACACCATGGCGACCGACACCGCCACCGACACCACGATGACCGAGCCGATGGCGACGGACACCGCGATGGCTGCCGATCCGATGGCGACCGACACCACCATGGCGACCGATCCGATGGCGACCGGCACGGCGACCGACGGCGCGATGGCGACCGACGGCGCGATGGCCACCCCGACCGCCACGTCGACCCCGATGTGATCGTCACGCTGCAGCGGTTCGCCGCTGTTAGCGTAAGGGGACCGTAGGCTTCGCCCACGGAAACCGAGATGGGGGCCGCCTCTTCGGAGGCGGCCCCTTTTTCGTGCGTGCGAGGATCCGAGGGCGGCCCGAAAAATCGCGGCCCGTTCGCCTCCTAGGCCGCGGTTTCTTCCGGCATGGGCGCGCGCACTGCGTCCCCGCCCGCGCCCACCCGGCGGCGCATCGTGCTGCCGCCGATCTTGCCGAGCAGCGGCATCATGCCGCGATAATGCGCCCGCCCGTATGTCTCGCGCGCATGCTCGTGCGCGGCGAGCCTCCGGTGCGCTTCCCCCAAGGCATGATAGGGCAGCGAGGGCAGGAGGTGGTGCAGCGCGTGGTAGCGCAGGCCAACAGGCGCCCACAGCGCCGCGAGCGGGCCGGGCGGCGGCACGTTGACGGTGTCGAGATACTGGGCGGTCACGCTCATCGGCTCGCCCTCGTTCTCCCACAGGTGCGCGACGAGTGTGCGAAGCTGGTTGAGCACGCCGACCGCGCTGAACACCGCCAGCGCCACGGCGAGGGGCCGCCAGCCGATCCAGAACACGCTCGCGATCACGATCACGCCCCAGATCGCCGCACCCGTTTCCAGCAGGACGAAGCGGCGCTTGTCCGCAGGCGCCGGCGGACGGCGGCGGAAGTCGGGGTTGATCGCCAGCGTGCTGAACCGCTCCCAGTTCATTCGCCGCAGCGGCGGGATGAGCAGGCCGAGCGGCGCGAGAACGCCGTAGCGGATGACGAGACCGATCGGCGCCAGCAGCGCGATCAGCACGAATGCCGGCAGGCTCCACGGCTTCATCAGTGCCAGCGGGAGGTATTCCGGATCCTCGGGCGTGCCGTACCGCTTGCGCGAATGGTGGATGGTGTGGCCGTCCTCGTACATGAAGCTCGGCGTCAGCATCGGGATGCCGACGAGGAGGTTCCAGGCAGTCCGGAACCCCGGCAGCGCATCGCGGTGCAGGTGCGTGAGTTCGTGGATGAACAGCAGCGCGCGGTAGAGCGCCAGCGTCGAGACCAGGCCCAGCGCGACGGTGAGCCAACCGAACGGCACGAGGATCGCCCCCGCCAAGGCCGCGTATCCCACCAGCGCGGACCCCAGCATGTCAAGCCAGTAGATGTGCGCCTTCGCCTCGCCCAGTTCGCGCATGATCGCGGCCGCCGCCTTCAGCAGGGCCTTGTCGTCCTGGTCGCGGGCGCCGGTATAGGCGGCGACGGTGTCTTGGCGGCGGTGGGCGGTGTCGGTCACAATATGCTTTTCCGTGGACGGCGGCGGGCCTATCCGCCCGGTGCCGCTATCCCATAGGGCGGCGGGATGAACGAGGTCGGAAGCGGCGCATGCGCAAGATAGAGATCACCCCCGTCGCCAGCAAGCGCGACCGGCGCGAATTCGTCGATCTCGCTTATCGCCTGAATGGATCGGACCCGAACTGGGTCGCCCCTTTGCGGTCCGAGGCGATGGAGCTGGTGACGCCGGGCAAGAACCCGTTCTTCGAGCATGCCGATGTCGAGCTCATGCTCGCCCGCGCCAAAGGGCGCGTTGTCGGTCGCATCTCGGCGCACATCGACCGGCTCGCCCTCGCCCAGCCGCCTGAGCAGGGCATGGGGCCCGGCACCGGCAACTGGGGCCTGCTCGAGGCGGAGGACGAGGACATCGCCCATGCGCTGATCGCACGCGCCGAAGGCTGGATGCGGATGAAAGGCATGGACCGCGTCCTCGCGCCGCTCAGCATGTCGGTGTGGGAAGAACCGGGCCAGCTCGTGCGCGGGCACGATCATCCGCCCACGGTGATGATGGGCCACCAGCCCGAACGCTACGCCCGCTGGATCGAAAGCGCGGGCGGATATGCACCGGCCAAGTCGTTGCTGACTTACGAGCTCGACATCCGAAAGGACTTCCCGCCCCTCATCCAGCGGATCGTCGCTGCCGGCGAGAAGAACGAGCGAATCCGCATCCGCAAGGTCGACAAGTCGCGCTTCGACGAGGAAGCGCGGCTGATCCTCGAGATACTCAACGACGCGTGGTCGGACAACTGGGGCTTCGTCCCCTTCACCGAGGCCGAGATCGCCTATGCCGGCAAGAAATTCCGGCCGATCGTGTTCGAGGACCTGATCATGGTCGCCGAGTACGACGGCGAACCCGTGGCGTTCATGATGACCCTGCCCGACCTCAACGAGGTGCTGGCACCGCTCAAGGGCAGGCTGTTGCCGTTCGGTTGGGCCAAGTTGCTGCTCTGGCTCCGCAAGCCGAAGGTCCGCACCATGCGCGTACCCCTGATGGGTGTGCGCAAGCGCCTGCAGTCGAGCCGGATGGCCAGCCAGCTGGCCTTCATGCTGATCGAGACCATCCGGCAGAATGCGGTGGCCAACTACGGTGCGTCGCGCGGCGAGATCGGCTGGATCCTCGACGACAACCAGGGAATGGTCGCGATCGCCGACGCGCTGGAGACGACGATCAACCGCGAGTACGTGATCTACGAAAAGGTGCTCTGATCCGACTTCCGTGGCGGCTTTGCCACGGCGTGGCGCAATTGCCGCACGCATGGGAACCGCTCTTGCGCATGCGCCGTTCGCCTATTCGCAGACCGCCGGCAATCCGCCGCGCGGGGGGAGACAGCGCACGTGGCCAGGAAAGCCGATTCGAAAGACGCGAAAGCGACGCTCGGCAACGTGCTGCTGGTGGAGGACGATGCGCTGATCGCTGTCGCGCTCGAAGGGTCGCTGCTCGAAGCCGGGGCCACATCGGTCCGCATCTGCTCCACCAGCGCCGAAGCGCTTGCCGCGCTGCGCGACGAGAAACCCGATTGCTTGGTTCTCGACGTTCACCTCGCCGATCGCGACGACGGTTGGGCGTTGGCGGAACTGGTCAATTCGGTCGGGCCGAAGCCGCCGCGCATCGTGTTCTCGACCGGCGCCCCGCAAGACATTCCTGAAGAGATCGCCGAACTCGGCCCGGTGCTCGCCAAGCCCTACGATCATGCCGAACTGATCGCCGCACTCGGGCGGCCAGCCCCGACCGGCCTGTTCGCGCGCCTGCGCGATGCCTTCGGCGCTCGGCCCGAGAGGGCCTGACCCTTACCACATTCGTTGTTTTGATCTGGCGCCGCCCCGCTGCCGGGCCCGTATCTGCGTTTACCCGCGCTAGCGTTGCGCAATTCGCGCCTGGTAAGAAAAAAGGCCTCCGCTCTGATTAACAGAGCGGAGGCCCTTCGGGATCGTATCACCAGCCGCTTGGACGGGAGGGGGGGTCTCGGCGGTGACAAAGGTAGAATGCTCGTCCCGAAATCGCGTTCCCGCCCCCGGACGATTTTTTGCACTGCACCGTCCTTTTTTGCAATTCGCGTTGTAAACCCACGATAATTTGTTCTCTACCGCGTCGTGCAGTGCGGACGACACAACGGAGGGGGCGATAGCGCCGAGCATCGGCGTCCCTTGCTCCACGCTGCGGTTCCCTCCTTGTCAAAGTGGTGGCGGAACAATACCTGACGGCCTTCGTTTTGCCCCCGATATCCCGACGGGATATGTCACGGGAATTCAGACGGGAAGGGAATGCATGTCGCTCGGGGATCAGGTCGCCGCGAATCTGCCTTACTTGCGCCGCTACGCGCGCGCGCTCACTGGGTCGCAAAATACGGGTGACGCCTTCGTGCGCGCCACTCTCGAAGCTGCTCTGTCGGACGACGATCTCAAGCAGTCGCTCGAAGGCGGACGCGTGCCTTTGTACCGCGCGTTCAACAAGGTCTGGTCGAGCGCCTACATGGAAGTCGAGGACGAACGGTCCGGCGACGTGGGACACGAAGGCGCCGCTCAGGATCGCCTGAAGGCGATCACGCCGCTTAACCGGCAGGCCCTCCTCCTCACCACGCTCGAGGATTTCTCGATTCCCGACGCGGCCGAGGTCATGGACATGGACCCCGCCGACGTCGAATCGATGGTGCAGGAAGCGGTCGAGGAGATCGACCGCGAATCCGCCACCAGCGTCCTCATCATCGAGGACGAGCCGCTGATCTCGATGCAGCTCGAGGACCTCGTCCGGTCGCTGGGTCACGACATTTGCGGCACCGCCGCCACGCGCACTCAGGCGCAGGAAGTCGTGGCCGAGCAGACGCCGGGCCTCGTTCTCGCCGATATCCAGCTTGCCGACGGGTCGTCGGGCCTTGACGCCGTGGACGACATCCTCGCGATCGGCAGCGTGCCGGTGATCTTCATCACGGCCTATCCCGAGCGTCTTCTCACGGGTGACCGGCCGGAGCCGACGTACCTCGTCACCAAGCCGTTCCAGGAATCGACCGTTCGCGCGGCGATCAGCCAGGCGCTGTTCTTCGGATCGAGCCGCCCGCTTTCCTGAGGCGGCCGCCCGACCCCACAATCAAGGTACCGATCGAGACCGCCGCCCGCTCAACGCGTGGCGGCGGTCCTTTCGTATGCGGTTCGATAAGGGGTCGGCTTCTCCGATGGAACGGGAGCAACCTCTGCGGCAACGGTCGCTGTAGTATCAGGCGTTGCGCTTCTCACGCTCCGCCCGGCGCCGGGCCCGCAGTTCGAATTCGCTCGGCTGGCGGACGGGGACATACAGGGTGCACAGGACCCCCTCCTTGTCGAAGCGCAGGTCGACGGGGTGGCGGAGCTCGTGCGCGACGATCTTTTCGATGAGATCGGTACCGAAGCCCCGCGGGCGCGTGGCCGGCACCGGTGGGCCGCCGCTTTCCACCCAGCGCACGCTGGCAAGGTCGTCGCGGTCGAGCGCCCATGTCACCCGCACCGTCCCGCCCGCCGCCGACAGCGCGCCGTACTTGGCCGCGTTGGTTGCGAGCTCGTGGATGGCAAGCCCGAGCGAGAGCGCGTCGTTGGGCGCGAGCTCGACGTCGGGTCCTGCCGTCGTCAGCGCACCCTCCGACCGCGCATAGGGCGCCAGTTCGGCATTGATGACGGCCTCGATCGGGGTGGTACCCCATTCGGACTGGGTCAGAAGGTCGTGCGTCGCCGACAGCGCGCGGATGCGCCCGTCGAGCCCTTCGGCGAAATCGTCGAGGTTCGTGGCGCGGCGGCGCGTCAGGCTGACGATCGACAGGACGTTCGCTAGCGTGTTCTTGACCCGGTGGTTGAGTTCGCGGGTCAGCGTGTCGCGGATCGAGTTCTGTTCGGCGAGCCAGTCGAGGCTGGCCTGGTCCTCCACCGCCTGCTGGGTCAGCAGCCGCGCCACAACCATCAGCAGGCTGGCGACGAGAAGGCCGAACAGCAGCGTCAGCATCGACAGCATCGACAGGGTCGCGCCGCGGGCGGACTCCACCTCGAGCAACATCGGCCGGTTCGCGACCATGACCCGTGTCGTCAGTATGCGACCGGTCCGCGTTTCCGGGGCGATCTCGGCCAACAGGGCCTGCGGTCTCTTCGAAATGCCATCGTAAAGGCGGATGCCCATTTCGTTGCGCGTCTCGAGTTCAAGAGCGGAATCAAGGAAATCGCGCGCGTTGAAGGGGCTGTAGACGAACCCCTTCAACCGTCGTTCCTGCCCGACCGTCCGGTCGAATACCGGCATGAATATGCTGAATCCGGGCGATGCCAGGTCGGCTTCCTGCGCCAGTACGATGCGTCCGCTCGCAGTCGGGCGAACGGTGCGTTCCGCCTCGTCCATGGCCGCCCGCCGAACGGGCTCCGAATACATATCGTACGCGAGCGCCCGGCGATTGCGCTCGGTGTCGGGCTGCAGGAAAGTGACCGGCACCATCAGCGGGGTCGTCGTACGCGGCTGGGGATGGATGCGTGGGCTACCGGGCATTTCCTGCGCGATCCGCGTTTCGAAAGACGACAGTTCGTTCGGTCGCACGGCCTCTGCCCAACCGATGCCCTCGGCCCCGCGATAATCGGAATCGAGCCGCAGTTCCTGCACGAACCGGCGGAAAAGCGATGGCGACACATCGTCGACCGTGCCGAAAAGCGCCGCGCCTGCGCGCAAGTATGCCGAGGAGGTGTTTCCGCGCCGATCGATCGCCGACGAAACGGCCAGCGCCGTTTCGTTGAGCCGCGCTTCTTCGCGACGGCGCTCCCCCCGCTCGATCGCGAACACGCTGAGCGCGGTAATGGCGACGATCAGAAGGAAGATCGCAAGCGGTACCGCGCGCGGATAGGAAACGAGCCATCGCCGAGCCTGCCGGGGTCGGTAGTCGGAAATCTGCAAGCCGGCTGCCCCTAGCCATAATCCATCGGTGCTGCGTCGAAGCGCGGCGAGCTATGTCGCTTGCATGTGCGCGAAGGGGGAACCAAGAGCCACCCACATCGTTCCCCGAATTAGCAGGTCGCAGACAATACGCGGCCGGTAGTATCAAACGGGTCGCAAGCCGGTTTTCGGTAAGGGAGTTGGCCTGCCCATGTGGCGGCCTATATTGGGGCGGTATGGATTTGGAAAAGCGACCGATCGGCAACACGCCGAAGGATTCGAGCGGCGACAAGCCGGGGAAAGGGAACGACATGTCTCGCACGCATGCGCACGGGCAGCGTTCCGCGAATCCGGGCTGGGCCAACGGCCTGCGCCAGTTGTACGACACGGTGGTGGAGGAACCGCTGCCCGACCAGTTCAAGGACCTGCTGTCCAAGCTGGACAACAAAGACTGATGTCGGAAGGCAAACGGACGGCCTCCGAACTGGCCGACTTCAAGCGCGAGCTGACGGAGGTCGTGCCGCATCTGCGTGCGTTCGCACGCGGATTGTGCGGCCGCCCCGACATGGCGGACGATCTCGTTCAGGAAACCTTGCTCAAGGCGTGGGCCGCGCAGGAGCGCTTCGAACCCGGCACGAGCATGCGGGCCTGGACCTTTGTGATCCTGCGCAACGCCTACCTCACCGACATGCGACGCAACCGGTTCCGCGGCGATTTCGACGAGGGCGTGGCCGAACGTATCCTGACCGCCCCGGCGGGGCAGGAGGAACCTATTCACCTCAGCGATATGCGCCGCGCGCTGCTGACCCTTCCCCCGGAACGCCGCGAGGCGCTGCTGCTGGTCGGGGCGGGCGGGTTCTCCTACGAGGAAGCGGCCAATATCTGCGGCTGCGCGGTGGGGACCATCAAGAGCCGTGTGGGCCGGGCGCGTGCCGCGCTGACCTCGATGCTCGACGAAGGCGATATCCCGCAGAGGGCAATCGGGGACGAGAGCGCGCATCGCGCCATCCTGGAGGAACTCGACGAGGTGGCCGCGGGCAACGGTGTGAGCGAACCGACCCGCTGACGGTGCGGTCCGGCTTGCGCCGCCAATTCACTGTCGGCACTATCGCCAGCGCATCGCAAGGGCCTCCACGCACATGACCGACGCGGGTTCGCAGCCGACTTCCATCCCGGCCCTCGAGGCGGGCGAGCCGCCCGTCGAAGGGGCGGTCCGGCGGCCGGAGGCAATGACCTTCGCCGCGCAGGAACTGCGGCTCATGTCGTCGCTCGTGGTCATACTCGGGCTGGGCCTGTTCTTCGCCTTGCCGTTCGTCCTTTCCATCGGATCGGTCGTGTTCCTGCCGGTCGTGACCGCGCTCATACTGACGGTCATCCTGTCTCCGCTCGCCGACAAGCTGGCGGCGTGGGGATTGCCGAACACCCTGTCGGCCGTCCTGTCGCTGCTGTTCATGCTGGCGGTGGTGGTGCTGGCGCTCGCCCTCATCTTCCAGCCGGCCATTTCGCTGTTCGATTCGCTGCCGGCGATCATGGAGCGGCTGGGCGACCGGTTCGCCGACCTGCAACGCCAGTTCTACTGGCTCGGCCAAGCCAACCGGCGTTTTGCCGAAATTACCGGCCAGTCGGGCCGCGAGGTCGTGGTCGCCACGCCGTCCTTCATCGAGGAATTCGCCTACGCCACCCCGACGGTTGTGCTGGAGACCCTGCTGACGTTCCTGATGGCCTTCTTCATGCTGGAGGCGCGCGTGCGGATGCGGCGTCGGCTTCTGTTAGAACGCAGCGATTTCGGCGCCAGCATCAAGGCCGCCCGGGTTATCCGCGAGGTGCAGGACCGGGTCGCCGCCTACATCCTGACCGTGACGTGGATCAACGCCGGCGTTGGCGTCATCGTGGCGCTGGGCGCATGGGCGCTGGGGCTGGAGGCACCGGTCATGTGGGGCGGGCTCGCCGCGATCCTCAATTTCCTGCCCTACATCGGGCCGCTGACGATGGTCGGCGTCCTCGCGCTGTTCGGTGTGGGCACGTCCGATACGGTGCTGGTCGGGATCATTCCGGCGCTCGCCTACCTCGGGCTGCACACGGTGGAATCGAATGTGGTCACTCCGTCGATCCTCGGCGCGCGATTCACGATGAATCCGGTGATGATCCTCATCGCGCTCAGCTATTTCACCTGGATCTGGGGCATGATCGGCGCGCTGCTGTCGGTGCCGATCCTGCTGACCCTGACCGCGTTCTTCGA
This window harbors:
- a CDS encoding NepR family anti-sigma factor, whose protein sequence is MDLEKRPIGNTPKDSSGDKPGKGNDMSRTHAHGQRSANPGWANGLRQLYDTVVEEPLPDQFKDLLSKLDNKD
- a CDS encoding sigma-70 family RNA polymerase sigma factor; protein product: MSEGKRTASELADFKRELTEVVPHLRAFARGLCGRPDMADDLVQETLLKAWAAQERFEPGTSMRAWTFVILRNAYLTDMRRNRFRGDFDEGVAERILTAPAGQEEPIHLSDMRRALLTLPPERREALLLVGAGGFSYEEAANICGCAVGTIKSRVGRARAALTSMLDEGDIPQRAIGDESAHRAILEELDEVAAGNGVSEPTR
- a CDS encoding CHASE domain-containing protein — encoded protein: MQISDYRPRQARRWLVSYPRAVPLAIFLLIVAITALSVFAIERGERRREEARLNETALAVSSAIDRRGNTSSAYLRAGAALFGTVDDVSPSLFRRFVQELRLDSDYRGAEGIGWAEAVRPNELSSFETRIAQEMPGSPRIHPQPRTTTPLMVPVTFLQPDTERNRRALAYDMYSEPVRRAAMDEAERTVRPTASGRIVLAQEADLASPGFSIFMPVFDRTVGQERRLKGFVYSPFNARDFLDSALELETRNEMGIRLYDGISKRPQALLAEIAPETRTGRILTTRVMVANRPMLLEVESARGATLSMLSMLTLLFGLLVASLLMVVARLLTQQAVEDQASLDWLAEQNSIRDTLTRELNHRVKNTLANVLSIVSLTRRRATNLDDFAEGLDGRIRALSATHDLLTQSEWGTTPIEAVINAELAPYARSEGALTTAGPDVELAPNDALSLGLAIHELATNAAKYGALSAAGGTVRVTWALDRDDLASVRWVESGGPPVPATRPRGFGTDLIEKIVAHELRHPVDLRFDKEGVLCTLYVPVRQPSEFELRARRRAEREKRNA
- a CDS encoding AI-2E family transporter — translated: MTDAGSQPTSIPALEAGEPPVEGAVRRPEAMTFAAQELRLMSSLVVILGLGLFFALPFVLSIGSVVFLPVVTALILTVILSPLADKLAAWGLPNTLSAVLSLLFMLAVVVLALALIFQPAISLFDSLPAIMERLGDRFADLQRQFYWLGQANRRFAEITGQSGREVVVATPSFIEEFAYATPTVVLETLLTFLMAFFMLEARVRMRRRLLLERSDFGASIKAARVIREVQDRVAAYILTVTWINAGVGVIVALGAWALGLEAPVMWGGLAAILNFLPYIGPLTMVGVLALFGVGTSDTVLVGIIPALAYLGLHTVESNVVTPSILGARFTMNPVMILIALSYFTWIWGMIGALLSVPILLTLTAFFDHVGRPNLIGFMFGEPLFDTGETLPEAPEPDLA